A region from the Tachyglossus aculeatus isolate mTacAcu1 chromosome 5, mTacAcu1.pri, whole genome shotgun sequence genome encodes:
- the KIF7 gene encoding kinesin-like protein KIF7 isoform X2 gives MVLKAQAQAQAQPRAEETPVKVALRVRPLLPKERLHGHQRCLRVETEPRRVTLGRDRCFRFDEVFAEAADQEAVYEACVQPLLEAFFEGFNATVFAYGQTGSGKTYTIGEASVASLHEDEQGIIPRAMAEAFKVMDENGLLDFTVRVSYLEVYKEEFQDLLEVGTASKDIQLREDDKGSLVLCGVKEVAVEGLDEVLSLLEMGNAARHTGATQANRLSSRSHTVFTVALEQRCGPSRLPRLAPSGPSACQLLSSKFRFVDLAGSERVVKTGNTGERLKESIQINSSLLALGNVISALGDPRRKGSHIPYRDSKITRILKDSLGGNAKTVMIACVSPSSSDFDETLNTLNYASRAQNIRNRATVNSRRIPEPGEEPQLPTRTLQRAPDRRHRSETRIIHRPEPAGPPDPRHSRRRGPPDPSARRALAECARYRACTDAAYRLLLELQGEARLAGEPARRVREWLGAVEDQRSPLSSASRPDSGIDSTSAADELGPREPGLKHASGAQGPEGEEDQQLLSLQSQVARLEEENRDFLAALEDAMEQYKRQSDQLRGQQDEITELRLRLELARPAWGSGELLQGLSLGESAPRPHTAPLEATRSHTLGLAPSTCLLPPAGEEGDQAPPEQGQGDDGVAGSSWPEGVELEDGSSLEEEEEEEGEQEEPKRSLYLRRNGIWSKKEPVGRANGELVGGTESQDLSPGEPQHDSQQPRAAVGGRKEAEGPGAKAAEWRLARAQQKIRELAINIRMKEELIGELIRTGKAAQAMNRQHRQRIEELEREAQQVRLELSEGQKQLRELEGREPQDPGERSRLQEFRRKVAACQSQVQVLREKKRATERLVSLSAQSEKRVSELERNVQLMRQQQGQLQRRLREEMDQKRRLETEMHRRQQRVKELELKHEQQQKILKIKTEEIAAFQRKRRSGSNGSVVSLEQQQIEEQKKWLDQEMEKVLGQRRALEELGEELSKREAILAKKEALMQEKTGLESKRLRSSQALTEDIVRVSSRLEHVEKELSEKSGQLRQGSTHSQQQIRREIENLRQEKDLLLKQRLEIDSKLRQGNLLTPEEERTLFQLDEAIEALDAAIEYKNESITCRQRVLRASATLLSQCEMNLMAKLSYLSSSETRALLCKYFDKVVTLREEQHRQHLACSELELQLEEHQRLTCWLEAAVERQRLEMDRQLTLQQKEHQQNIRLLLQQSREHLGEGLAGSRRQYEARIQALEQDLSRCLWANQELTQKLNGMGPAGQSRGGDQRALCPGDHQPSAPHIDEPVVSEGPLRDLVRAPLPLMWRRPSLPSDEHGPSEEPRQHLAGDAVFRRGLPPGEASLPRNRGPLPKVRWEGLRRPSLGMIDVQKNPL, from the exons ATGGTGCTGAAAGCCCAAGCCcaagcccaggcccagccccgggCCGAGGAGACGCCCGTGAAAGTTGCCCTGCGGGTCCGGCCCCTGCTGCCCAAGGAGCGGCTACACGGGCACCAGAGATGTCTGCGGGTGGAAACGGAGCCCCGCCGGGTCACCCTGGGTCGGGACCGATGCTTCCGCTTCGACGAGGTGTTCGCCGAGGCCGCGGACCAGGAGGCGGTGTACGAGGCCTGTGTGCAGCCCCTGCTGGAAGCTTTCTTTGAGGGCTTCAATGCCACCGTGTTTGCCTATGGCCAGACCGGTTCGGGCAAGACTTACACCATCGGAGAGGCCAGTGTTG cctccctccacgaGGACGAGCAAGGCATCATCCCACGCGCCATGGCGGAGGCCTTCAAGGTCATGGACGAGAATGGCCTGCTGGACTTCACGGTGCGGGTGTCTTACCTGGAGGTGTACAAGGAGGAGTTCCAGGATCTCCTGGAGGTGGGGACAGCCAGCAAGGACATCCAGCTGCGGGAGGATGACAAGGGCAGCCTCG TGCTGTGCGGGGTGAAGGAGGTGGCGGTGGAGGGCCTGGACGAGGTCCTGAGCCTGCTGGAGATGGGCAACGCGGCCCGGCACACAGGAGCCACCCAGGCCAACCGGCTTTCGAGCCGCTCCCACACGGTGTTCACCGTGGCCCTGGAGCAGCGGTGCGGGCCCAGCCGCCTCCCCCGCCTCGCCCCCTCGGGGCCCAGCGCCTGCCAGCTGCTGTCCTCCAAGTTCCGCTTCGTGGACCTGGCGGGCTCGGAGCGCGTGGTGAAGACAGGCAACACTGGGGAGCGGCTGAAGGAGAGCATCCAGATCAACAGCAGCCTGCTGGCTCTGGGCAACGTCATTAGTGCCTTAGGCGACCCCCGGCGCAAGGGCAGTCACATCCCCTATCGCGACTCCAAAATCACGAG GATCCTGAAGGACTCCCTGGGTGGGAACGCCAAGACAGTGATGATCGCCTGCGTCAGCCCCTCCTCCTCCGACTTCGACGAGACGCTCAACACCCTCAACTATGCCAGCCGCGCCCAGAATATCCGCAACCGGGCCACGGTCAACAGCAGGCGCATCCCTGAGCCGGGGGAGGAGCCACAGCTGCCGACCCGCACCCTCCAGCGGGCCCCGGACCGGCGGCACCGCTCCGAGACCCGCATCATCCACCGGCCTGAGCCCGCTgggccccccgacccccgccacAGTCGCCGCCGTGGCCCCCCCGACCCCAGCGCCCGCCGAGCGCTGGCCGAGTGCGCCCGCTACCGGGCCTGCACGGATGCCGCATATCGCCTGCTGCTGGAGCTGCAGGGCGAGGCCCGGCTGGCGGGGGAGCCCGCCCGCAGGGTACGGGAGTGGCTGGGCGCTGTGGAGGACCAGCGGAGTCCCCTGAGCTCGGCCTCGCGGCCCGACAGCGGCATTGACAGCACCTCTGCCGCCGACGAGCTGGGACCTCGGGAGCCCGGCCTCAAGCATGCTTCCGGAGCCCAG GGCCCTGAAGGTGAGGAGGACCAACAGCTGTTGAGCCTGCAGAGCCAAGTGGCCCGcctggaggaggagaacagggacttCCTGGCTGCCTTGGAGGATGCCATGGAGCAGTACAAGCGGCAG AGCGACCAGCTGCGGGGACAGCAGGATGAGATCACGGAACTGCGGCTGCGGCTGGAGCTGGCGAGGCCGGCCTGGGGCTCCGGGGAGCTCCTGCAGGGGCTGTCCCTGGGGGagtctgccccccggccccacacCGCCCCCCTGGAGGCCACTCGCTCCCACACCCTGGGCCTGGCCCCTTCCACCTGCCTCCTGCCACCtgcgggggaggaaggagaccaggcccCTCCAGAGCAG GGCCAAGGGGACGACGGAGTTGCGGGATCCAGTTGGCCGGAAGGTGTCGAGCTGGAGGATGGCTCctccttggaggaggaggaggaagaagaaggagagcaggaagagCCCAAACGGTCCTTATACCTGCGCAG GAACGGGATCTGGAGCAAAAAGGAGCCAGTTGGCCGGGCAAATGGGGAGCTGGTTGGAGGCACTGAGAGCCAGGACCTGAGCCCTGGGGAGCCCCAGCATGACAGTCAGCAGCCGAGAG CCGccgtgggagggagaaaggaggcagagggcccCGGCGCCAAGGCCGCGGAGTGGCGGCTGGCTCGGGCCCAGCAGAAGATCCGTGAACTGGCCATCAATATCCGGATGAAAGAAGAGCTCATTGGGGAACTGATCCGGacag ggaaggcggCCCAGGCAATGAACCGCCAGCACCGCCAGCGGATTGAGGAGCTGGAACGGGAGGCCCAGCAGGTGCGGCTGGAGCTGAGCGAGGGCCAGAAGCAGCTGCGGGAGCTGGAGGGCAGAGAGCCCCAGGACCCAGGGGAGCGGTCCCGCCTGCAGGAGTTCCGCCGCAAGGTCGCTGCCTGCCAGAGCCAAGTGCAG GTGCTGCGGGAGAAGAAGCGGGCGACCGAGCGCCTCGTGTCCCTGTCGGCCCAGAGCGAGAAGCGGGTGTCGGAACTGGAGCGGAACGTGCAGCTCATGcggcagcagcaggggcagctGCAGCGGCGCTTGCGGGAGGAGATGGATCAGAAGCGGCGGCTGGAGACAGAGATGCACAGGCGGCAGCAGCGTGTCAAG GAGCTGGAACTGAAGCATGAGCAGCAGCAGAAGATCCTGAAGATCAAGACAGAGGAGATTGCAGCGTTCCAGAGGAAGAGGCGGAGTGGCAGCAATGGCTCCGTGGTCAGCCTGGAGCAGCAGCAG ATTGAGGAGCAGAAAAAGTGGCTGGACCAGGAGATGGAGAAGGTCCTGGGGCAGCGGCGGGCGCTCGAGGAGCTTGGGGAGGAGCTGAGCAAACGGGAGGCCATCCTGGCCAAGAAGGAGGCCCTGATGCAGGAGAAGACGGGGCTGGAGAGCAAGCGGCTCCGCTCCAGCCAG gccctgaCAGAGGATATCGTGCGTGTGTCAAGCCGGCTGGAGCACGTGGAGAAGGAGCTGTCGGAGAAGAGCGGGCAGCTCCGCCAGGGCAGCACCCACAGCCAGCAGCAAATCCGCCGGGAGATTGAGAACCTGCGCCAGGAGAAGGACCTGCTGCTCAAACAGAGGCTGGAAATTGACAGCAAACTAAGGCAGGGCAACCTGCTCACACCTGAG GAGGAGCGGACGCTGTTCCAGCTGGACGAGGCCATCGAAGCCCTGGACGCAGCCATCGAGTACAAGAACGAGTCCATCACATGCCGGCAGCGGGTGCTGCGGGCCTCGGCTACCCTCCTCTCCCAGTGTGAGATGAACCTCATGGCCAAGCTCAGCTACCTGTCCTCCTCTGAGACCCGCGCCCTGCTCTGCAAGTACTTCGACAAG GTGGTGACGCTGAGGGAGGAGCAGCACCGGCAGCACCTCGCCTGCTCGGAGCTGGAGCTGCAGCTGGAGGAGCATCAGCGGCTCACCTGCTGGCTGGAGGCAGCCGTCGAGCGGCAGCGGCTGGAGATGGACCGCCAGCTGACCCTGCAGCAGAAAGAGCACCAACAGAACATCCGGCTGCTGCTCCAGCAGAGCCGAG AGCACCTGGGTGAGGGACTGGCTGGCAGCAGGCGGCAGTACGAGGCCAGGATCCAGGCCCTGGAGCAGGACCTGAGCCGCTGCCTGTGGGCAAATCAAGAACTGACCCAGAAGCTGAACGGCATGGGCCCCGCAGGCCAGAGCAGAG GTGGGGACCAGAGGGCTCTGTGCCCCGGAGACCACCAGCCCTCAGCGCCCCACATCGATGAGCCAGTGGTCTCTGAGGGTCCATTGCGGGACTTGGTGCGGGCCCCGCTGCCCCTGATGTGGAGACGCCCATCCCTGCCCAGCGACGAGCACGGGCCGTCGGAAGAGCCCAGACAGCACTTGGCAGGAGACGCCGTGTTCAGGAGGGGACTGCCGCCTGGCGAGGCCTCCCTGCCCCGCAACCGTGgccccctgcccaaagtgagatgGGAGGGACTGCGGCGGCCCAGCCTGGGAATGATTGATGTGCAGAAGAACCCGCTCTAG
- the KIF7 gene encoding kinesin-like protein KIF7 isoform X1 — translation MVLKAQAQAQAQPRAEETPVKVALRVRPLLPKERLHGHQRCLRVETEPRRVTLGRDRCFRFDEVFAEAADQEAVYEACVQPLLEAFFEGFNATVFAYGQTGSGKTYTIGEASVASLHEDEQGIIPRAMAEAFKVMDENGLLDFTVRVSYLEVYKEEFQDLLEVGTASKDIQLREDDKGSLVLCGVKEVAVEGLDEVLSLLEMGNAARHTGATQANRLSSRSHTVFTVALEQRCGPSRLPRLAPSGPSACQLLSSKFRFVDLAGSERVVKTGNTGERLKESIQINSSLLALGNVISALGDPRRKGSHIPYRDSKITRILKDSLGGNAKTVMIACVSPSSSDFDETLNTLNYASRAQNIRNRATVNSRRIPEPGEEPQLPTRTLQRAPDRRHRSETRIIHRPEPAGPPDPRHSRRRGPPDPSARRALAECARYRACTDAAYRLLLELQGEARLAGEPARRVREWLGAVEDQRSPLSSASRPDSGIDSTSAADELGPREPGLKHASGAQGPEGEEDQQLLSLQSQVARLEEENRDFLAALEDAMEQYKRQSDQLRGQQDEITELRLRLELARPAWGSGELLQGLSLGESAPRPHTAPLEATRSHTLGLAPSTCLLPPAGEEGDQAPPEQGQGDDGVAGSSWPEGVELEDGSSLEEEEEEEGEQEEPKRSLYLRRNGIWSKKEPVGRANGELVGGTESQDLSPGEPQHDSQQPRAAVGGRKEAEGPGAKAAEWRLARAQQKIRELAINIRMKEELIGELIRTGKAAQAMNRQHRQRIEELEREAQQVRLELSEGQKQLRELEGREPQDPGERSRLQEFRRKVAACQSQVQVLREKKRATERLVSLSAQSEKRVSELERNVQLMRQQQGQLQRRLREEMDQKRRLETEMHRRQQRVKELELKHEQQQKILKIKTEEIAAFQRKRRSGSNGSVVSLEQQQKIEEQKKWLDQEMEKVLGQRRALEELGEELSKREAILAKKEALMQEKTGLESKRLRSSQALTEDIVRVSSRLEHVEKELSEKSGQLRQGSTHSQQQIRREIENLRQEKDLLLKQRLEIDSKLRQGNLLTPEEERTLFQLDEAIEALDAAIEYKNESITCRQRVLRASATLLSQCEMNLMAKLSYLSSSETRALLCKYFDKVVTLREEQHRQHLACSELELQLEEHQRLTCWLEAAVERQRLEMDRQLTLQQKEHQQNIRLLLQQSREHLGEGLAGSRRQYEARIQALEQDLSRCLWANQELTQKLNGMGPAGQSRGGDQRALCPGDHQPSAPHIDEPVVSEGPLRDLVRAPLPLMWRRPSLPSDEHGPSEEPRQHLAGDAVFRRGLPPGEASLPRNRGPLPKVRWEGLRRPSLGMIDVQKNPL, via the exons ATGGTGCTGAAAGCCCAAGCCcaagcccaggcccagccccgggCCGAGGAGACGCCCGTGAAAGTTGCCCTGCGGGTCCGGCCCCTGCTGCCCAAGGAGCGGCTACACGGGCACCAGAGATGTCTGCGGGTGGAAACGGAGCCCCGCCGGGTCACCCTGGGTCGGGACCGATGCTTCCGCTTCGACGAGGTGTTCGCCGAGGCCGCGGACCAGGAGGCGGTGTACGAGGCCTGTGTGCAGCCCCTGCTGGAAGCTTTCTTTGAGGGCTTCAATGCCACCGTGTTTGCCTATGGCCAGACCGGTTCGGGCAAGACTTACACCATCGGAGAGGCCAGTGTTG cctccctccacgaGGACGAGCAAGGCATCATCCCACGCGCCATGGCGGAGGCCTTCAAGGTCATGGACGAGAATGGCCTGCTGGACTTCACGGTGCGGGTGTCTTACCTGGAGGTGTACAAGGAGGAGTTCCAGGATCTCCTGGAGGTGGGGACAGCCAGCAAGGACATCCAGCTGCGGGAGGATGACAAGGGCAGCCTCG TGCTGTGCGGGGTGAAGGAGGTGGCGGTGGAGGGCCTGGACGAGGTCCTGAGCCTGCTGGAGATGGGCAACGCGGCCCGGCACACAGGAGCCACCCAGGCCAACCGGCTTTCGAGCCGCTCCCACACGGTGTTCACCGTGGCCCTGGAGCAGCGGTGCGGGCCCAGCCGCCTCCCCCGCCTCGCCCCCTCGGGGCCCAGCGCCTGCCAGCTGCTGTCCTCCAAGTTCCGCTTCGTGGACCTGGCGGGCTCGGAGCGCGTGGTGAAGACAGGCAACACTGGGGAGCGGCTGAAGGAGAGCATCCAGATCAACAGCAGCCTGCTGGCTCTGGGCAACGTCATTAGTGCCTTAGGCGACCCCCGGCGCAAGGGCAGTCACATCCCCTATCGCGACTCCAAAATCACGAG GATCCTGAAGGACTCCCTGGGTGGGAACGCCAAGACAGTGATGATCGCCTGCGTCAGCCCCTCCTCCTCCGACTTCGACGAGACGCTCAACACCCTCAACTATGCCAGCCGCGCCCAGAATATCCGCAACCGGGCCACGGTCAACAGCAGGCGCATCCCTGAGCCGGGGGAGGAGCCACAGCTGCCGACCCGCACCCTCCAGCGGGCCCCGGACCGGCGGCACCGCTCCGAGACCCGCATCATCCACCGGCCTGAGCCCGCTgggccccccgacccccgccacAGTCGCCGCCGTGGCCCCCCCGACCCCAGCGCCCGCCGAGCGCTGGCCGAGTGCGCCCGCTACCGGGCCTGCACGGATGCCGCATATCGCCTGCTGCTGGAGCTGCAGGGCGAGGCCCGGCTGGCGGGGGAGCCCGCCCGCAGGGTACGGGAGTGGCTGGGCGCTGTGGAGGACCAGCGGAGTCCCCTGAGCTCGGCCTCGCGGCCCGACAGCGGCATTGACAGCACCTCTGCCGCCGACGAGCTGGGACCTCGGGAGCCCGGCCTCAAGCATGCTTCCGGAGCCCAG GGCCCTGAAGGTGAGGAGGACCAACAGCTGTTGAGCCTGCAGAGCCAAGTGGCCCGcctggaggaggagaacagggacttCCTGGCTGCCTTGGAGGATGCCATGGAGCAGTACAAGCGGCAG AGCGACCAGCTGCGGGGACAGCAGGATGAGATCACGGAACTGCGGCTGCGGCTGGAGCTGGCGAGGCCGGCCTGGGGCTCCGGGGAGCTCCTGCAGGGGCTGTCCCTGGGGGagtctgccccccggccccacacCGCCCCCCTGGAGGCCACTCGCTCCCACACCCTGGGCCTGGCCCCTTCCACCTGCCTCCTGCCACCtgcgggggaggaaggagaccaggcccCTCCAGAGCAG GGCCAAGGGGACGACGGAGTTGCGGGATCCAGTTGGCCGGAAGGTGTCGAGCTGGAGGATGGCTCctccttggaggaggaggaggaagaagaaggagagcaggaagagCCCAAACGGTCCTTATACCTGCGCAG GAACGGGATCTGGAGCAAAAAGGAGCCAGTTGGCCGGGCAAATGGGGAGCTGGTTGGAGGCACTGAGAGCCAGGACCTGAGCCCTGGGGAGCCCCAGCATGACAGTCAGCAGCCGAGAG CCGccgtgggagggagaaaggaggcagagggcccCGGCGCCAAGGCCGCGGAGTGGCGGCTGGCTCGGGCCCAGCAGAAGATCCGTGAACTGGCCATCAATATCCGGATGAAAGAAGAGCTCATTGGGGAACTGATCCGGacag ggaaggcggCCCAGGCAATGAACCGCCAGCACCGCCAGCGGATTGAGGAGCTGGAACGGGAGGCCCAGCAGGTGCGGCTGGAGCTGAGCGAGGGCCAGAAGCAGCTGCGGGAGCTGGAGGGCAGAGAGCCCCAGGACCCAGGGGAGCGGTCCCGCCTGCAGGAGTTCCGCCGCAAGGTCGCTGCCTGCCAGAGCCAAGTGCAG GTGCTGCGGGAGAAGAAGCGGGCGACCGAGCGCCTCGTGTCCCTGTCGGCCCAGAGCGAGAAGCGGGTGTCGGAACTGGAGCGGAACGTGCAGCTCATGcggcagcagcaggggcagctGCAGCGGCGCTTGCGGGAGGAGATGGATCAGAAGCGGCGGCTGGAGACAGAGATGCACAGGCGGCAGCAGCGTGTCAAG GAGCTGGAACTGAAGCATGAGCAGCAGCAGAAGATCCTGAAGATCAAGACAGAGGAGATTGCAGCGTTCCAGAGGAAGAGGCGGAGTGGCAGCAATGGCTCCGTGGTCAGCCTGGAGCAGCAGCAG AAGATTGAGGAGCAGAAAAAGTGGCTGGACCAGGAGATGGAGAAGGTCCTGGGGCAGCGGCGGGCGCTCGAGGAGCTTGGGGAGGAGCTGAGCAAACGGGAGGCCATCCTGGCCAAGAAGGAGGCCCTGATGCAGGAGAAGACGGGGCTGGAGAGCAAGCGGCTCCGCTCCAGCCAG gccctgaCAGAGGATATCGTGCGTGTGTCAAGCCGGCTGGAGCACGTGGAGAAGGAGCTGTCGGAGAAGAGCGGGCAGCTCCGCCAGGGCAGCACCCACAGCCAGCAGCAAATCCGCCGGGAGATTGAGAACCTGCGCCAGGAGAAGGACCTGCTGCTCAAACAGAGGCTGGAAATTGACAGCAAACTAAGGCAGGGCAACCTGCTCACACCTGAG GAGGAGCGGACGCTGTTCCAGCTGGACGAGGCCATCGAAGCCCTGGACGCAGCCATCGAGTACAAGAACGAGTCCATCACATGCCGGCAGCGGGTGCTGCGGGCCTCGGCTACCCTCCTCTCCCAGTGTGAGATGAACCTCATGGCCAAGCTCAGCTACCTGTCCTCCTCTGAGACCCGCGCCCTGCTCTGCAAGTACTTCGACAAG GTGGTGACGCTGAGGGAGGAGCAGCACCGGCAGCACCTCGCCTGCTCGGAGCTGGAGCTGCAGCTGGAGGAGCATCAGCGGCTCACCTGCTGGCTGGAGGCAGCCGTCGAGCGGCAGCGGCTGGAGATGGACCGCCAGCTGACCCTGCAGCAGAAAGAGCACCAACAGAACATCCGGCTGCTGCTCCAGCAGAGCCGAG AGCACCTGGGTGAGGGACTGGCTGGCAGCAGGCGGCAGTACGAGGCCAGGATCCAGGCCCTGGAGCAGGACCTGAGCCGCTGCCTGTGGGCAAATCAAGAACTGACCCAGAAGCTGAACGGCATGGGCCCCGCAGGCCAGAGCAGAG GTGGGGACCAGAGGGCTCTGTGCCCCGGAGACCACCAGCCCTCAGCGCCCCACATCGATGAGCCAGTGGTCTCTGAGGGTCCATTGCGGGACTTGGTGCGGGCCCCGCTGCCCCTGATGTGGAGACGCCCATCCCTGCCCAGCGACGAGCACGGGCCGTCGGAAGAGCCCAGACAGCACTTGGCAGGAGACGCCGTGTTCAGGAGGGGACTGCCGCCTGGCGAGGCCTCCCTGCCCCGCAACCGTGgccccctgcccaaagtgagatgGGAGGGACTGCGGCGGCCCAGCCTGGGAATGATTGATGTGCAGAAGAACCCGCTCTAG